The following proteins are co-located in the Streptomyces sp. DT2A-34 genome:
- a CDS encoding glycoside hydrolase family 13 protein, whose protein sequence is MSQQPSAAPAPTPTSAAAVATVAKRRDWWRDAVIYQVYPRSFADSNGDGMGDLEGVRSRLPYLRDLGIDAVWLSPFYASPQADAGYDVADYRAVDPMFGNLLDADALIRDAHELGLRIIVDLVPNHSSDQHEWFKRAVAEGPGSPLRDRYHFRPGKGANGELPPNDWESIFGGPAWTRVTEPDGTPGEWYLHLFAPEQPDFNWEHPAVGDEFRSILRFWLDMGVDGFRIDVAHGLVKAEGLPDLGSHEQLKLLGNDVMPFFDQDGVHAIYRQWRTILDEYAEKKGPEGPSSEGRWWETGGRIFVAEAWTPTVERTANYVRPDELHQAFNFQYLSTEWDAEELRKVVDRTLEAMRPVGAPATWVLSNHDVTRHATRFANPPGLGTQIRTAGDRELGLRRARAATLLMLALPGSAYVYQGEELGLPDVVDLPDDVRQDPAYFRGEGQDGFRDGCRVPIPWTREGSSYGFGAGGSWLPQPGGWGELSVEAQTGAQGSTLELYRSALSIRRAEPDLGAGDAVEWLRAPEGVLAFRRGEFVCVANTSGESVTTPSYGRVLLASGEITEADGEAKVPADTTVWWTTA, encoded by the coding sequence ATGAGCCAGCAGCCCTCCGCAGCCCCGGCCCCGACCCCCACTTCCGCAGCGGCCGTCGCCACCGTCGCCAAGCGCCGTGACTGGTGGCGGGACGCGGTGATCTACCAGGTCTATCCGCGCAGCTTCGCCGACAGCAACGGCGACGGCATGGGCGACCTGGAAGGCGTACGCTCCCGACTCCCGTACCTGCGCGACCTCGGCATCGACGCCGTGTGGCTCAGCCCCTTCTACGCCTCCCCGCAGGCCGACGCCGGCTACGACGTGGCCGACTACCGGGCCGTCGACCCGATGTTCGGCAACCTGCTCGACGCGGACGCGCTGATCCGCGACGCCCACGAGCTGGGTCTGCGGATCATCGTCGACCTGGTTCCGAACCACTCCTCCGACCAGCACGAATGGTTCAAGCGGGCCGTGGCGGAGGGCCCCGGCTCCCCGCTCCGTGACCGCTACCACTTCCGTCCCGGCAAGGGTGCGAACGGCGAACTCCCGCCCAACGACTGGGAGTCCATCTTCGGCGGCCCGGCGTGGACGCGGGTCACCGAGCCGGACGGCACCCCCGGCGAGTGGTACCTCCATCTCTTCGCCCCCGAGCAGCCGGACTTCAACTGGGAGCACCCGGCGGTCGGCGACGAGTTCCGCTCGATCCTCCGCTTCTGGCTCGACATGGGCGTCGACGGCTTCCGTATCGACGTCGCCCACGGCCTGGTGAAGGCGGAGGGGCTGCCGGACCTCGGATCCCACGAACAGCTCAAGCTGCTGGGCAACGATGTCATGCCGTTCTTCGACCAGGACGGCGTGCACGCGATCTACCGCCAGTGGCGCACGATCCTCGACGAGTACGCGGAAAAGAAGGGGCCCGAAGGGCCTTCGTCCGAAGGGCGGTGGTGGGAGACGGGTGGGCGCATCTTCGTGGCGGAGGCCTGGACCCCGACCGTCGAGCGCACGGCGAACTACGTCCGCCCGGACGAGCTGCACCAGGCCTTCAACTTCCAGTACCTGTCGACGGAGTGGGACGCCGAGGAGCTCCGCAAGGTCGTCGACCGCACCCTGGAGGCGATGCGTCCGGTCGGCGCCCCGGCGACGTGGGTCCTGTCCAACCACGACGTCACCCGCCACGCGACGCGCTTCGCCAACCCGCCCGGCCTCGGCACCCAGATCCGCACGGCCGGCGACCGCGAACTGGGCCTGCGCCGTGCGCGGGCGGCGACCCTGCTCATGCTGGCCCTGCCCGGCTCGGCGTACGTCTACCAGGGCGAGGAACTGGGCCTGCCGGACGTCGTCGACCTTCCCGACGACGTCCGCCAGGACCCGGCGTACTTCCGGGGCGAGGGCCAGGACGGCTTCCGCGACGGCTGCCGGGTGCCGATCCCGTGGACGCGCGAGGGCTCGTCGTACGGCTTCGGCGCCGGCGGCAGCTGGCTGCCGCAGCCGGGGGGCTGGGGCGAGCTGAGCGTCGAGGCGCAGACGGGGGCTCAGGGCTCGACCCTGGAGCTCTACCGCTCCGCCCTGAGCATCCGCCGCGCCGAGCCCGACCTGGGCGCGGGCGACGCGGTGGAGTGGCTCCGGGCTCCGGAGGGCGTCCTGGCCTTCCGCCGCGGCGAGTTCGTCTGCGTCGCCAACACGAGCGGCGAGTCGGTGACGACCCCGTCCTACGGCCGTGTCCTCCTCGCCAGCGGCGAGATCACCGAGGCGGACGGCGAGGCGAAGGTGCCGGCGGACACGACGGTGTGGTGGACGACGGCCTGA
- a CDS encoding alpha-amylase family protein, translated as MAPGSTAYASPPGTKDVTAVMFEWNFASVAKECTNTLGPAGYGYVQVSPPAEHIQGAQWWTSYQPVSYKIAGRLGDATAFRNMVNTCHNAGVKVVVDTVINHMSAGSGTGTGGSSYTKYDYPGLYSSADMNDCTATISDYTNRANVQNCELVGLADLDTGEEYVRATIAGYMNSLLGYGVDGFRIDAAKHMPAADLANIKSRLSNSSVYWKQEAIHGSGEAVQPTEYTGNGDVQEFRYAYDLKRVFNNENLAYLKNYGEGWGYMSSSVAGVFVDNHDTERNGSTLNYKDGANYTLANVFMLAYPYGAPDINSGYEFSDTDAGPPNGGSVTACWQDGWKCQHAWPEIIRMVAFRNATRGEAVANWWDNGGDAIAFGRGSKGYVAINHESGSLTRTYQTSLAAGTYCNVQSNTTVTVNSNGQFTATLGANTALAIYAGKASC; from the coding sequence ATGGCTCCCGGCAGCACCGCCTACGCATCCCCGCCCGGCACCAAGGACGTCACCGCGGTGATGTTCGAGTGGAACTTCGCCTCGGTCGCCAAGGAGTGCACCAACACCCTCGGCCCGGCCGGCTACGGCTATGTCCAGGTCTCCCCGCCCGCCGAGCACATCCAGGGCGCGCAGTGGTGGACCTCGTACCAGCCGGTCAGCTACAAGATCGCGGGGCGCCTCGGTGACGCCACCGCCTTCCGGAACATGGTGAACACCTGCCACAACGCGGGTGTGAAGGTCGTCGTCGACACCGTCATCAACCACATGTCGGCGGGCAGCGGCACCGGCACCGGCGGCTCGTCGTACACGAAGTACGACTACCCCGGCCTGTACTCCTCGGCCGACATGAACGACTGCACGGCCACGATCAGCGACTACACCAACCGCGCCAACGTCCAGAACTGCGAACTCGTCGGCCTCGCCGACCTGGACACCGGCGAGGAGTACGTCCGCGCCACCATCGCCGGTTACATGAACTCCCTGCTCGGCTACGGCGTCGACGGCTTCCGCATCGACGCGGCCAAGCACATGCCGGCGGCCGACCTCGCCAACATCAAGTCGCGCCTCAGCAACTCGTCGGTGTACTGGAAGCAGGAGGCCATCCACGGCAGCGGAGAGGCCGTCCAGCCCACCGAGTACACGGGCAACGGCGACGTCCAGGAGTTCCGTTACGCCTACGACCTCAAGCGCGTCTTCAACAACGAGAACCTCGCCTATCTGAAGAACTACGGCGAGGGCTGGGGCTACATGAGCAGCTCGGTCGCGGGTGTCTTCGTCGACAACCACGACACCGAGCGCAACGGCTCCACGCTCAACTACAAGGACGGCGCCAACTACACCCTGGCCAACGTCTTCATGCTGGCCTACCCGTACGGCGCGCCCGACATCAACTCCGGCTACGAGTTCTCCGACACGGACGCCGGGCCGCCCAACGGCGGCTCCGTGACGGCCTGCTGGCAGGACGGCTGGAAGTGTCAGCACGCCTGGCCGGAGATCATCCGCATGGTCGCCTTCCGCAACGCCACCCGCGGCGAGGCGGTCGCCAACTGGTGGGACAACGGCGGCGACGCCATCGCGTTCGGGCGGGGCAGCAAGGGCTATGTCGCCATCAATCACGAGTCGGGCAGCCTGACCCGCACCTACCAGACCTCCCTCGCGGCGGGCACGTACTGCAACGTGCAGAGCAACACGACGGTGACCGTGAACTCGAACGGCCAGTTCACGGCCACCCTGGGCGCCAACACCGCGCTCGCGATCTACGCCGGCAAGGCCAGCTGCTGA
- a CDS encoding glycoside hydrolase produces the protein MQCRLGKGTVTSMAALLAVAGITAAGPPRATAATTATINGSTTYQPIDGFGFSEHFGRADIMRGSQGLPAQKQREILDLLLNRTTGAGLSILRLGIDSGIQPTDPGGPNATPKYVWDRQDKGQVWLARQAKAYGVTRFYADAWTAPGYMKTNGTDANGGTLCGLSGATCASGDWRRAYANFLVQYAKFYGQEGIGITDLGFTNEPDWTATYDSMRLTPAQTTEFVKVFGPVANAAGYKVACCDSFGWNQQKAYTSAIEADATARNYVTTHTGHTYASPVDAPLPTQKRTWMSEWSPNGTTWNENWDDGSGYDGFTVASAVHDALTKGNISGYVYWYGASVGATRGLIQMDGANYHVSKRLWAIAHYSRFIRPGATRIGATTPDANLRLSAFRNTDGTVTVVALNAAGSAQQVSYSLQNTGITTGTATPYLTNGSNSMAQQSAVAVSGGSLTATVPARSLSTYTVKR, from the coding sequence ATGCAGTGCAGACTCGGCAAGGGCACGGTGACGTCCATGGCGGCTCTCCTGGCGGTCGCGGGCATCACCGCGGCCGGTCCGCCGCGGGCGACCGCCGCCACGACGGCCACCATCAACGGCTCCACCACCTACCAGCCCATCGACGGCTTCGGCTTCTCCGAGCACTTCGGACGGGCCGACATCATGCGCGGCTCGCAGGGCCTACCGGCCCAGAAACAGCGCGAGATCCTCGACCTGCTGCTGAACCGCACCACCGGCGCCGGCCTCAGCATCCTGCGCCTCGGCATCGACTCGGGCATCCAGCCCACCGACCCCGGCGGCCCGAACGCCACCCCCAAGTACGTCTGGGACCGCCAGGACAAGGGCCAGGTGTGGCTCGCCCGGCAGGCCAAGGCGTACGGCGTCACCCGCTTCTACGCCGACGCGTGGACCGCCCCCGGCTATATGAAGACCAACGGGACGGACGCGAACGGCGGCACCCTGTGCGGGCTGAGCGGCGCCACCTGCGCGAGCGGCGACTGGCGCCGGGCGTACGCGAACTTCCTCGTCCAGTACGCGAAGTTCTACGGCCAGGAGGGCATCGGGATCACCGACCTCGGCTTCACCAACGAGCCCGACTGGACGGCGACGTACGACTCCATGCGGCTCACCCCCGCCCAGACGACGGAGTTCGTGAAGGTCTTCGGACCGGTCGCGAACGCCGCCGGATACAAGGTGGCCTGCTGCGACTCGTTCGGCTGGAACCAGCAGAAGGCCTACACCAGCGCGATCGAGGCCGACGCGACGGCCCGGAACTACGTCACCACCCACACAGGCCACACCTACGCGAGCCCGGTCGATGCCCCGCTTCCGACCCAGAAGCGCACCTGGATGTCGGAGTGGTCGCCCAACGGCACCACCTGGAACGAGAACTGGGACGACGGCAGTGGCTACGACGGCTTCACGGTCGCCTCCGCCGTCCACGACGCCCTCACCAAGGGCAACATCAGCGGATACGTGTACTGGTACGGCGCCTCGGTCGGCGCCACGCGCGGCCTGATCCAGATGGACGGGGCGAACTATCACGTGTCCAAGCGGCTGTGGGCGATCGCCCACTACAGCCGCTTCATCCGGCCGGGGGCGACCCGCATCGGCGCTACGACCCCGGACGCCAACCTCAGGCTGTCGGCCTTCCGCAACACCGACGGCACGGTGACCGTCGTGGCGCTCAACGCGGCCGGCAGTGCCCAGCAGGTGTCGTACAGCCTGCAGAACACCGGCATCACGACCGGGACCGCGACGCCGTACCTCACCAACGGCTCGAACAGCATGGCCCAGCAGTCCGCCGTGGCCGTGAGCGGGGGGTCACTGACCGCCACAGTCCCCGCTCGCTCCCTGTCCACCTACACCGTCAAGCGATAA
- a CDS encoding transposase, which yields MRQQPEAPRQSVVGAARRGVQDVKNNFALREHTYGQIKSRWNLGAQAAQHVIKKTCDAYATLKANLKAGNVGRPGSKRYRRATEKPIVFRPEGAQPYDDRMLSWQIDRRQISIWTTAGRVKGVAFTISPEQLAALALYRQGESDLIRRDGMWFLNAICDVPEAPLNADPVDFLGIDLGIVNIATTSDGEIMAGRELNRVRVRERKLRAKLQQKNTPSARRRLKKRRRKEARRTKDINHKIAKHVVAEAERTGRGIALEDLTGIRERVRLRKPQRATHSSWSFAQLGQFIAYKARRAGVPVVHVDPAYTSRTCAECGHIDKANRVSQAWFACRNCEFVDHADRNSSRNIRTRARELWRRWAQSTAPAPPPRERGGAGRKRSVTASDARCASPSALATGG from the coding sequence CTGCGTCAGCAGCCCGAGGCGCCAAGGCAGAGTGTTGTAGGGGCCGCTCGCCGAGGGGTTCAGGATGTGAAGAACAACTTCGCGCTGCGCGAGCACACCTACGGTCAGATCAAGTCGCGGTGGAACCTGGGGGCACAGGCCGCCCAGCACGTGATCAAGAAGACCTGCGACGCGTACGCCACGCTGAAGGCGAACCTGAAGGCCGGGAACGTGGGGAGGCCGGGCTCCAAGCGCTACCGCAGGGCGACGGAGAAGCCGATTGTCTTCCGGCCAGAGGGCGCACAGCCGTACGACGACCGGATGTTGTCTTGGCAGATCGACCGGAGGCAGATCTCGATCTGGACGACGGCCGGGCGGGTGAAGGGCGTGGCGTTCACCATCTCCCCCGAACAACTGGCAGCCCTGGCCCTGTATCGCCAAGGCGAGTCGGACCTAATACGCCGGGACGGCATGTGGTTCCTAAACGCCATCTGCGATGTCCCCGAGGCGCCGTTGAACGCCGATCCGGTGGACTTCCTCGGCATCGACCTGGGCATCGTGAATATCGCCACCACCTCGGACGGCGAGATCATGGCAGGGCGTGAGCTCAACCGCGTCCGGGTTCGGGAGCGAAAGCTGCGTGCCAAGCTGCAGCAGAAGAACACCCCGTCCGCCAGGCGCCGGTTGAAGAAACGCAGGCGGAAGGAGGCACGGCGGACGAAGGACATCAACCACAAGATCGCGAAACATGTGGTGGCCGAGGCAGAACGCACCGGTCGCGGAATCGCCCTGGAGGACCTGACGGGCATCCGCGAGCGGGTACGGCTTCGCAAGCCCCAACGGGCCACTCACTCCAGCTGGTCATTCGCCCAGCTGGGGCAGTTCATCGCGTACAAGGCGCGCCGGGCGGGGGTGCCGGTTGTGCACGTTGACCCGGCGTACACCTCCCGCACCTGCGCCGAATGCGGGCACATAGACAAAGCGAACCGAGTCTCCCAGGCCTGGTTCGCATGCCGGAACTGCGAATTCGTTGATCACGCAGACCGGAACAGCTCCCGCAACATCCGCACCCGCGCGAGGGAGTTGTGGCGACGCTGGGCCCAGTCAACGGCCCCTGCCCCACCACCGCGCGAGCGGGGCGGGGCTGGACGCAAGCGCAGCGTCACCGCCAGTGACGCCCGTTGTGCAAGCCCGTCGGCTCTGGCCACGGGCGGTTGA
- the pulA gene encoding pullulanase-type alpha-1,6-glucosidase yields MIPRWPTPSRRRTAHIGRVAAVAVTALAAALVQPLAAQAETPPAPPSDAKLAAEPARHDATREQFYFVLPDRFANGDASNDKGGLTGSRLATGYDPTDKGFYQGGDLKGLTKRLDYIKGLGTTSIWMAPIFKNQPVQGTGSDASAGYHGYWITDFTQVDPHFGTNKDLETLISKAHAKGMKVFFDVITNHTADVVDYEEKSYGYLSKGAFPYLTKDGKPFDDADYADGKSKFPAVDTDSFPRTPTVTAAKKNVKVPSWLNDPTMYHNRGDSTYAGESTTYGDFSGLDDLWTERPEVVTGMEKIYQRWVRDFDIDGFRIDTVKHVNTEFWTQWATALDSYAAKQGRDDFFMFGEVYSADTNITSPYVTQGRLDATLDFPFQEAARSYASQGGSAKKLASVFGDDYKYTTDKANAYEQVTFLGNHDMGRIGYFLNQDNPKATDAELLKKDRLANELMFLSRGNPVVYYGDEQGFTGAGGDKDARQTMFASRTADYLDDDEIGTDRTHASDAYDASAPLYRQISALAKLRKAHPALADGIQTERYADDGAGIYACSRTDAKSGTEYLVAFNNAGEAKTATVPVGSADMTYGGIYGTGAKAESDADKKLTVTVPAGSAIVLKAAGKPAKPATEPTLTLKAPATGATGTVEIGADVDGGQLNRVVFAAQVGGGKWKTLGSADHAPYKVTQAIDKDVPAGTALRYKAVVIDSAGRTASATAESTTGTPPVPETPSAASRDYAVVHYKRTDGDYANWGLYAWGDLADGEATNWPDSHPFVGRDAYGAFAYVKLKPGASNVGFLVIDRDGNKDVSADRTIDVTKTGEVWIEQGKTDVRTERPTADYPAPDRTKATFHYHRADGDYDGWGLHVWTGVANPTDWSNPLKPVKTDAYGAVFEVPLTDGATSLSYILHKGDEKDLPTDQSLDLTANGHEVWLLSGQEKYLLPQPAGSAAALDLSTSKAVWIDRNTVAWNGSEAAASTQLLYSRDGSIAVKDGALTSDDERWLRLSKTSLTDAQKAKFPHLKDYAAWSVDPRDRDRVREALAGQVVASQRAAGGTSQAFGSGGGAVLAATGVQIAGVLDDLYPGATKADLGPTFDKSGRPTLAVWAPTAQHVALELDGDTVQMKRDDATGVWSVTGPRSWKGKPYRYVVRVWAPSVQKVVTNKVTDPYSVALTTDSEHSLVVDLDDRSLAPSGWSSYTKPEAVPLNDAQIQELHIRDFSVEDRTAKNRGTYLAFTDKDSDGSKHLRELAKSGTSYVHLLPAFDIATIPERKSDQAVTDCDLASFPADSDKQQECVAKIAAKDAYNWGYDPYHYTVPEGSYATDPDGTGRTVEFRKMVKALNDDGLRVVMDVVYNHTAASGQARTSVLDRIVPGYYQRLLADGSVANSTCCSNTATENAMMGKLVVDSIVTWAKEYKVDGFRFDLMGHHPKANILAVRKALDALTLAEDGVDGKKIILYGEGWNFGEVADDARFTQATQKNMAGTGIATFSDRARDAVRGGGPFDEDPGVQGFASGLYTDPNSSSGNGTSAEQKARLLHYQDLIKVGLSGNLAKYRFTDTDGKEVTGAEVDYNGQPAGYADAPGDALAYADAHDNESLFDALAFKLPSSTSASDRARMQVLAMATATLSQGPALSQAGTDLLRSKSLDRNSYDSGDWFNAIHWNCADGNGFGRGLPMAADNASKWPYAKPLLGTVQVGCGQITGASAAYRDLLKIRTTEGAFSLDTADQVQSKLSFPLSGKDETPGVITMRLGDLVVVFNATPEKQEQRVASLAGEGYQLHPVQASGADPIVKSSSYEEKTGTFAVPGRTVAVFARAL; encoded by the coding sequence GTGATACCGAGATGGCCGACGCCGTCGAGGCGCCGAACCGCCCATATCGGACGGGTCGCTGCGGTCGCCGTAACCGCGCTGGCCGCAGCACTCGTCCAGCCTCTCGCGGCGCAGGCGGAGACTCCGCCCGCGCCCCCGTCCGACGCGAAGCTCGCCGCCGAGCCCGCCCGGCACGACGCCACCCGCGAGCAGTTCTACTTCGTGCTGCCGGACCGCTTCGCCAACGGCGACGCGAGCAACGACAAGGGCGGCCTCACCGGCTCCCGCCTCGCCACCGGCTACGACCCCACCGACAAGGGGTTCTACCAGGGCGGCGACCTCAAGGGCCTGACCAAGCGGCTCGACTACATCAAGGGCCTCGGCACCACCTCCATCTGGATGGCGCCGATCTTCAAGAACCAGCCCGTGCAGGGGACGGGGAGCGACGCCTCCGCCGGCTACCACGGCTACTGGATCACCGACTTCACCCAGGTCGACCCGCACTTCGGCACCAACAAGGACCTCGAGACCCTCATCTCCAAGGCGCACGCCAAGGGCATGAAGGTCTTCTTCGACGTCATCACCAACCACACGGCGGACGTCGTCGACTATGAGGAGAAGTCGTACGGCTACCTCTCCAAGGGCGCCTTCCCGTACCTCACCAAGGACGGCAAGCCCTTCGACGACGCCGACTACGCGGACGGGAAGTCCAAGTTCCCCGCGGTCGACACCGACTCCTTCCCGCGCACCCCGACCGTCACCGCCGCGAAGAAGAACGTCAAGGTCCCGTCGTGGCTCAACGACCCGACGATGTACCACAACCGCGGCGACTCCACCTACGCCGGTGAGTCGACCACGTACGGGGACTTCTCCGGCCTCGACGACCTGTGGACCGAGCGTCCCGAGGTCGTGACGGGCATGGAGAAGATCTACCAGCGCTGGGTCAGGGACTTCGACATCGACGGTTTCCGGATCGACACCGTGAAGCACGTCAACACGGAGTTCTGGACCCAGTGGGCCACGGCCCTGGACTCCTACGCCGCCAAGCAGGGCCGCGACGACTTCTTCATGTTCGGCGAGGTCTACTCCGCCGACACGAACATCACCTCCCCGTACGTCACCCAGGGCCGTCTCGACGCCACGCTCGACTTCCCCTTCCAGGAGGCGGCCCGCAGTTACGCCTCCCAGGGCGGCAGCGCGAAGAAGCTGGCCTCCGTCTTCGGCGACGACTACAAGTACACGACCGACAAGGCCAACGCCTACGAGCAGGTCACCTTCCTCGGCAACCACGACATGGGCCGCATCGGGTACTTCCTGAACCAGGACAACCCGAAGGCGACCGACGCCGAACTGCTGAAGAAGGACCGGCTCGCCAACGAGCTGATGTTCCTCAGCCGCGGCAACCCGGTCGTCTACTACGGCGACGAGCAGGGCTTCACCGGCGCCGGCGGCGACAAGGACGCCCGCCAGACGATGTTCGCGTCCAGGACGGCCGACTACCTCGACGACGACGAGATCGGCACCGACCGCACGCACGCGAGCGACGCCTACGACGCGAGTGCGCCGCTGTACCGGCAGATCAGCGCGCTCGCCAAGCTCCGCAAGGCCCACCCGGCCCTCGCCGACGGAATCCAGACCGAGCGGTACGCGGACGACGGCGCCGGCATCTACGCCTGCTCCCGCACCGACGCGAAGTCGGGCACCGAGTACCTCGTCGCCTTCAACAACGCAGGCGAGGCCAAGACGGCGACGGTCCCGGTCGGCTCCGCGGACATGACGTACGGGGGCATCTACGGCACCGGGGCGAAGGCCGAGTCCGACGCCGACAAGAAGCTCACCGTCACCGTCCCGGCCGGCTCGGCGATCGTCCTCAAGGCCGCCGGCAAGCCCGCCAAGCCGGCCACCGAGCCGACGCTCACCCTCAAGGCCCCCGCCACCGGCGCCACCGGCACGGTGGAGATCGGCGCCGACGTCGACGGCGGGCAGCTCAACCGCGTCGTCTTCGCCGCCCAGGTCGGAGGCGGCAAGTGGAAGACCCTGGGCTCCGCCGACCACGCGCCGTACAAGGTCACGCAGGCCATCGACAAGGACGTACCGGCCGGCACCGCCCTGCGCTACAAGGCGGTCGTGATCGACTCCGCGGGCCGCACGGCGAGCGCGACGGCCGAGAGCACCACCGGCACCCCGCCCGTTCCCGAGACCCCCTCCGCCGCCTCCCGCGACTACGCGGTCGTCCACTACAAGCGCACCGACGGCGACTACGCCAACTGGGGCCTGTACGCCTGGGGCGACCTCGCCGACGGCGAGGCCACGAACTGGCCGGACAGCCACCCCTTCGTCGGCCGTGACGCGTACGGCGCCTTCGCCTACGTCAAGCTGAAGCCCGGCGCGTCCAACGTCGGCTTCCTCGTCATCGACAGGGACGGCAACAAGGACGTCTCCGCCGACCGCACGATCGACGTCACCAAGACGGGTGAGGTCTGGATCGAGCAGGGCAAGACGGACGTACGCACCGAGAGGCCGACGGCCGACTACCCCGCCCCGGACAGGACCAAGGCGACCTTCCACTACCACCGCGCCGACGGCGACTACGACGGCTGGGGCCTGCACGTCTGGACGGGTGTCGCGAACCCCACCGACTGGTCGAACCCCCTGAAGCCGGTCAAGACTGATGCCTATGGCGCAGTCTTCGAGGTACCGCTCACCGACGGTGCCACCAGCCTCAGCTACATCCTCCACAAGGGCGACGAGAAGGACCTGCCCACCGATCAGTCGCTCGACCTCACGGCCAACGGTCATGAGGTGTGGCTGTTGAGCGGCCAGGAGAAGTACCTGCTCCCGCAGCCCGCGGGCTCGGCGGCCGCGCTCGACCTGAGCACCTCCAAGGCGGTCTGGATCGACCGGAACACGGTCGCCTGGAACGGCTCCGAGGCCGCCGCCTCCACCCAGCTGCTCTACAGCCGCGACGGCTCGATCGCCGTGAAGGACGGTGCGCTGACCAGCGACGACGAGCGCTGGCTGCGGCTGTCGAAGACCAGCCTCACCGACGCCCAGAAGGCGAAGTTCCCGCACCTGAAGGACTACGCCGCCTGGTCCGTCGACCCGCGCGACCGAGACCGGGTCCGCGAGGCCCTCGCCGGCCAGGTCGTCGCCTCCCAGCGGGCCGCTGGGGGCACCTCCCAGGCATTCGGCTCTGGGGGAGGCGCCGTCCTCGCGGCGACCGGCGTGCAGATCGCCGGCGTCCTCGACGACCTCTACCCCGGCGCGACCAAGGCCGACCTCGGACCGACCTTCGACAAGAGCGGCCGGCCCACGCTGGCCGTGTGGGCGCCGACCGCGCAGCACGTCGCCCTGGAGCTCGACGGCGACACGGTGCAGATGAAGCGCGACGACGCCACCGGCGTCTGGTCCGTCACCGGCCCCCGGTCCTGGAAGGGCAAGCCCTACCGGTACGTCGTGCGGGTCTGGGCGCCCAGCGTCCAGAAGGTCGTCACCAACAAGGTCACCGACCCCTACTCGGTCGCCCTGACCACCGACTCCGAGCACAGCCTCGTCGTCGACCTGGACGACAGGTCCCTGGCGCCGAGCGGCTGGTCCTCGTACACCAAGCCCGAGGCCGTACCGCTGAACGACGCCCAGATCCAGGAGCTGCACATCCGGGACTTCTCGGTCGAGGACAGGACGGCCAAGAACCGGGGCACCTACCTCGCCTTCACCGACAAGGACAGCGACGGCTCCAAGCACCTGCGTGAGCTGGCGAAGTCGGGCACGTCATACGTCCACCTCCTGCCCGCCTTCGACATCGCCACCATCCCCGAGAGGAAGTCCGACCAGGCGGTCACCGACTGCGACCTCGCCTCCTTCCCCGCCGACTCCGACAAGCAGCAGGAGTGCGTGGCGAAGATCGCCGCGAAGGACGCCTACAACTGGGGCTACGACCCGTACCACTACACGGTCCCCGAGGGCTCGTACGCCACCGACCCGGACGGCACCGGCCGCACGGTCGAGTTCCGCAAGATGGTCAAGGCGCTGAACGACGACGGCCTGCGGGTCGTCATGGACGTCGTCTACAACCACACCGCGGCCAGCGGGCAGGCGCGGACGAGTGTCCTCGACCGGATCGTCCCCGGCTACTACCAGCGCCTCCTCGCCGACGGCTCGGTGGCGAACAGCACCTGCTGCTCCAACACGGCCACCGAGAACGCCATGATGGGCAAGCTGGTCGTCGACTCGATCGTCACCTGGGCCAAGGAGTACAAGGTCGACGGCTTCCGCTTCGACCTGATGGGCCACCACCCGAAGGCCAACATCCTGGCGGTCAGGAAGGCGCTGGACGCGCTGACCCTCGCCGAGGACGGCGTCGACGGCAAGAAGATCATCCTGTACGGCGAGGGCTGGAACTTCGGCGAGGTCGCCGACGACGCCCGCTTCACCCAGGCCACGCAGAAGAACATGGCGGGCACGGGCATCGCGACCTTCTCCGACCGCGCGCGTGACGCCGTACGCGGCGGCGGACCCTTCGACGAGGACCCCGGCGTCCAGGGCTTCGCCTCAGGGCTGTACACCGACCCCAACTCATCGTCCGGCAACGGCACTTCGGCCGAGCAGAAGGCCCGTCTGCTGCACTACCAGGACCTGATCAAGGTGGGGCTCTCCGGCAACCTCGCGAAGTACCGGTTCACCGACACCGACGGCAAGGAGGTCACCGGCGCCGAGGTCGACTACAACGGGCAGCCCGCCGGGTACGCGGACGCGCCGGGCGACGCCCTCGCCTACGCCGACGCGCACGACAACGAGTCGCTGTTCGACGCCCTCGCCTTCAAGCTGCCGTCGTCGACGAGTGCGTCCGACCGCGCCCGTATGCAGGTTCTCGCCATGGCCACGGCCACCCTCTCGCAGGGCCCGGCCCTCTCCCAGGCCGGCACCGACCTGCTGCGCTCGAAGTCGCTGGACCGCAACTCCTACGACAGCGGCGACTGGTTCAACGCCATCCACTGGAACTGCGCCGACGGCAACGGCTTCGGACGCGGACTGCCGATGGCGGCCGACAACGCGTCCAAGTGGCCGTACGCCAAGCCCCTGTTGGGCACCGTGCAGGTGGGCTGCGGGCAGATCACGGGCGCCTCGGCGGCGTACCGGGACCTGCTCAAGATCCGTACGACGGAGGGCGCGTTCTCCCTCGACACCGCCGACCAGGTGCAGTCGAAGCTGTCCTTCCCGCTGTCCGGCAAGGACGAGACGCCCGGCGTGATCACCATGCGCCTCGGTGACCTCGTCGTCGTCTTCAACGCGACGCCCGAGAAGCAGGAGCAGCGGGTCGCCTCGCTCGCCGGCGAGGGCTACCAGCTGCATCCGGTGCAGGCCTCAGGGGCGGACCCTATCGTCAAGTCCTCGTCCTACGAGGAGAAAACGGGGACGTTCGCCGTTCCGGGGCGCACTGTCGCCGTCTTCGCACGGGCCCTCTGA